One window of the Doryrhamphus excisus isolate RoL2022-K1 chromosome 10, RoL_Dexc_1.0, whole genome shotgun sequence genome contains the following:
- the LOC131137584 gene encoding keratin, type I cytoskeletal 18-like, with the protein METLFRRESSQFLGPGSVPKSYAHSVSGEAGGEGTRIAVSYSGRVSGRYNEQSFGNVKGLVAIGSEKVAMQQLNERLASYLETVRTLEKANSKLEINIREALEKRGPSDGKDYSKYNAIIGDLKVKIYDMIKGNAQLAISLDNASLAADDFKIKMHYEMSMRQAVEADIARLRKLLDDTNLIRLHLESDIESLKEELITLRKTHKMDVAELRAQITQAGVHVDVDAPKGQDLARIMNEMRAKYEKIVLKNQEEAKAWHESQMTEVQVKVTESTTALKEATTVMSETKRKYQTLDIELQSQRSLLASLKATLRDVEMRYNVEMEKYNLILLRLQEQLTELRNDILRDTTKYQHLLDIKVKLEAEIFEYRRLLEGEVNVNIDVVDKKKTVQTQVLTVTQTLVDGKVVSESRDVKSSQQNVV; encoded by the exons ATGGAGACTCTGTTTAGACGCGAATCCTCTCAATTTCTGGGCCCTGGTTCGGTTCCCAAATCATACGCACACAGCGTCAGCGGCGAGGCAGGGGGTGAAGGGACCAGGATCGCTGTCTCCTACAGTGGCAGGGTCTCAGGCAGGTATAACGAACAGTCCTTTGGGAATGTTAAGGGACTGGTAGCCATCGGGAGTGAGAAGGTCGCCATGCAGCAACTGAATGAGCGTCTGGCCAGCTACTTGGAGACCGTGAGAACTCTGGAGAAGGCCAACAGCAAGCTGGAGATCAACATAAGGGAGGCTCTCGAGAAAAGGGGCCCGTCGGATGGGAAGGACTACAGCAAGTATAATGCTATCATTGGAGATCTAAAAGTCAAG ATTTACGACATGATTAAGGGCAACGCACAACTTGCTATTTCCCTTGACAACGCCAGCCTGGCCGCAGACGATTTTAAGATCAA GATGCACTACGAGATGTCCATGCGTCAGGCCGTGGAAGCTGATATCGCAAGACTTCGTAAGCTACTGGATGATACCAACCTGATACGTCTGCATTTGGAGAGTGACATCGAGTCACTAAAAGAAGAACTGATTACCCTCAGGAAGACCCATAAGatg GATGTTGCTGAATTGCGTGCCCAGATCACACAGGCCGGAGTCCATGTGGATGTTGATGCCCCTAAAGGCCAAGACTTGGCCCGGATCATGAACGAGATGAGGGCAAAGTATGAGAAGATCGTGTTGAAGAACCAGGAGGAAGCCAAAGCATGGCACGAGTCCCAG ATGACAGAAGTGCAGGTCAAAGTAACTGAGAGTACCACAGCCCTAAAAGAGGCCACAACGGTCATGTCTGAAACCAAGAGGAAGTATCAGACATTGGACATTGAACTGCAGTCACAACGGAGCTTG TTGGCGTCCCTGAAGGCCACTCTAAGGGACGTAGAAATGCGCTACAACGTGGAGATGGAGAAGTACAACCTGATACTCCTGAGGTTGCAAGAGCAGCTCACCGAACTACGTAATGACATTCTCAGAGACACAACAAAGTACCAGCACCTTCTCGACATCAAAGTCAAACTGGAAGCTGAGATCTTTGAATACCGGAGGTTGTTGGAAGGAGAAGTCAACGTGAA CATTGACGTTGTGGACAAAAAGAAGACGGTCCAGACCCAAGTTCTGACAGTCACTCAGACTCTTGTGGACGGCAAAGTGGTGTCAGAGAGCAGGGATGTCAAATCCAGTCAACAAAATGTTGTCTGA